AGACGGGTCGGATCATCATCAGCGGCGGCGTAGGCCCCCTGCCGCACGGCCACACCGACGAGCGAGGCAAGCAATTCGAGAAGCTCCTGGTACTTGGCGAACGACCGCTCGCCCAGCGATGAACGGATGTGCCAGGGAAAGCCGTGCGTGGCCCCGACGTAGATGCGGAACGCCGCTTGATGGGCATCGAAGTAGCGAAAGATCGCCTCGACCAATCGCTCGACTTGCGCCCGCGGTGTCGATCCGGTGCGCGCGAACGTCCGGACCTGCTCGAAGCACTCGTTCTGGCGATACTCCACCAGGGCGGCGAAGATGGCCTCCTTGCTGCCGAACATGTTGTAGAGGGTGGCAATCGCGACCTCGGCGCGCGCGGCGATCTCCTCGATGGACGCCCCCTGAAAACCGCGGGCGGCAAAGACCTCCTCGGCCGCTTCCAGAATCAGGCGGCTGCGGAATGCTCGTTCGCGCTCGCGACGCAAGATCGGCGCCGGGCTGGCCGGCCGAACAGCGGATCGCGCACCCATCGTCGAAGTTATTACCATTCGGCAGAATTTAATTCTAGAGCGAATAGTCCGCTTCTCTTCCCGGACCGCCGAGGCTCGCCAGCGCTCCAGCGTCTCAGTGGGCCATGGAC
This genomic window from Deltaproteobacteria bacterium contains:
- a CDS encoding TetR/AcrR family transcriptional regulator, producing the protein MGARSAVRPASPAPILRRERERAFRSRLILEAAEEVFAARGFQGASIEEIAARAEVAIATLYNMFGSKEAIFAALVEYRQNECFEQVRTFARTGSTPRAQVERLVEAIFRYFDAHQAAFRIYVGATHGFPWHIRSSLGERSFAKYQELLELLASLVGVAVRQGAYAAADDDPTRLAAAAMGVLNGLLTRRHTGNARAGLDDEIARANALIARLLGMSAAAKSSRVRSRPGTRRR